In Bdellovibrio sp. GT3, one genomic interval encodes:
- a CDS encoding class I SAM-dependent methyltransferase, with product MQMIKNRLEKNYKKLKSWAERTGIEAYRLYDRDIPEYPFIVDIYGEHFLIYDKGDDRDKDKNHLPHVVEALQALFKAEESKIIVKKRERQEGLKQYEKLDQKEQTFSVKESQALFKVNLYDYLDTGLFLDHRPMRQKIFKTAKDKKFLNLFCYTGSVSVFAALAGARTTSVDMSQTYLGWAQENFELNKIQASEHSFINANVLEWLSENAGRPAFDIIFLDPPTFSNSKKMQDSFEVERDQDFLVNSCMSMLEPGGVLYFSNNKRKFNLSPAIKEQYKVRDITEESIPQDFHDKKIHVCFQISAFS from the coding sequence ATGCAAATGATCAAAAACCGCCTGGAAAAAAACTACAAGAAACTGAAATCATGGGCTGAGCGCACCGGTATCGAAGCCTATCGCTTGTACGATCGTGACATCCCTGAATATCCGTTCATCGTGGATATCTACGGCGAGCACTTTTTGATTTATGATAAGGGCGATGATCGCGACAAGGACAAGAATCACCTTCCCCACGTTGTCGAGGCTTTGCAGGCTCTGTTTAAGGCCGAAGAATCAAAAATCATCGTGAAAAAGCGCGAGCGCCAGGAAGGCTTGAAGCAGTATGAGAAACTTGATCAGAAAGAACAGACTTTCTCGGTTAAGGAGTCCCAAGCCCTGTTCAAAGTGAATTTGTACGACTACCTGGATACCGGTTTGTTTTTGGATCACCGTCCGATGCGCCAGAAGATTTTTAAAACTGCCAAAGACAAAAAGTTTTTGAACCTGTTCTGCTATACCGGATCCGTCAGCGTTTTTGCTGCCCTTGCCGGCGCCCGTACCACATCTGTGGACATGTCCCAGACTTATTTGGGATGGGCCCAGGAAAATTTTGAACTGAACAAAATCCAGGCCTCCGAACACAGCTTTATCAACGCCAATGTTCTGGAATGGTTATCCGAAAATGCGGGCCGCCCGGCATTTGACATTATTTTTCTGGATCCTCCGACATTTTCAAACTCCAAAAAGATGCAGGACAGCTTTGAGGTCGAGCGCGATCAGGACTTCCTGGTGAACTCTTGTATGAGCATGCTGGAACCCGGTGGGGTTTTGTATTTCTCGAATAATAAACGCAAGTTCAATCTGTCACCTGCGATTAAGGAACAATACAAGGTTCGTGACATCACGGAAGAAAGCATCCCACAGGACTTTCACGACAAGAAAATTCACGTTTGCTTTCAGATCTCCGCCTTCTCCTAA
- a CDS encoding Bd3614 family nucleic acid deaminase — MSDEKRARHLAFLLSREGHDVAFVEHEGRVFYSHFRKNQMAPSSAVVKLLQGIFDQQIDHSFFILRRRIFTSAALSEMCRGMVKVVAKRVSEAVLPEADLEFSEHLEFREIDNVENSISSVTQLNEQNQISLIDLRATWTVKSLATDEERLKAAFDLSQLVPRGKVLHDFDRGIAAILISAQGEILSYGINSNSKNKTLHAEVNMVQKYYQETGKKIPIDSVIYSTHKPCKMCAGMIYNWSESPKHLKVIYGIEESGGLSTQTVLDRMRLNQQLTLPEKSRN, encoded by the coding sequence ATGAGCGATGAAAAAAGGGCCCGGCACCTAGCATTTTTACTCTCCCGTGAGGGCCACGATGTGGCTTTTGTGGAGCACGAAGGAAGGGTTTTCTATTCCCACTTCCGCAAAAATCAAATGGCGCCCTCTTCAGCAGTTGTAAAGCTCCTTCAAGGCATTTTTGACCAGCAAATCGATCATAGCTTCTTTATTTTACGACGACGAATTTTCACCTCTGCGGCACTCTCGGAAATGTGCCGGGGTATGGTAAAAGTTGTCGCTAAACGAGTGAGTGAAGCCGTCCTTCCCGAGGCCGACCTGGAATTTTCCGAACACCTTGAATTTCGTGAAATTGACAACGTTGAAAATTCGATCAGCTCGGTGACTCAGTTGAACGAGCAAAATCAGATTTCTTTGATCGACTTGCGCGCAACGTGGACGGTGAAATCCCTAGCTACTGATGAAGAGCGCCTGAAAGCAGCTTTTGATTTGTCGCAATTGGTTCCCCGCGGAAAGGTGTTGCATGATTTTGACCGGGGTATCGCTGCCATTTTGATTTCTGCACAAGGGGAGATTCTGTCTTACGGAATAAACTCCAATTCCAAGAATAAAACCCTGCATGCCGAAGTGAATATGGTTCAAAAGTATTATCAGGAAACCGGGAAGAAGATTCCGATCGATTCGGTTATTTATAGCACTCACAAGCCCTGTAAGATGTGCGCCGGTATGATCTATAATTGGAGTGAGTCGCCAAAGCATTTAAAAGTGATTTACGGAATCGAAGAGTCGGGTGGACTGTCCACGCAGACGGTACTGGATCGTATGCGACTTAACCAACAATTGACTCTGCCTGAGAAAAGCAGGAATTGA
- the speE gene encoding polyamine aminopropyltransferase translates to MNALGRHILVEFSGCNAEVLNDVSIIERSMIEAAQIAGATVINSTFHHFSPWGVSGVVVIQESHLAIHTWPEYRYAAVDLFTCGETVDPWVSFEHLKKAFQANYSAIEMNRGSLHVIQKTDFKPKTIREKPTFDLSKGVQIERNVWFTDKDENQALSLRYTGDVLFDETNPFQRVRVLESYSHGKFLAINNMVMCSERDEFHYHEMITHPVMQSHGKAKNVLVIGGGDGGTIRELFKYDVDKVTMVEIDEAVVRASKLHLPQIASEFGNPKLNLIIGDGIQFVKDAAPNSYDVIIVDGSDPVGPAEGLFTAEFYDNCKKALKDGGMVITQGESPMFHEGTFVELNKCLKGIFGASSVHTMLFHATTYPSGMWSLQMGVKGSTHPATDFNKDQARQFAKAKGLKYYNEDLHSAAFSLPTFVKTMLGQN, encoded by the coding sequence TTGAATGCTTTAGGTCGCCATATTTTGGTTGAGTTCAGCGGGTGTAACGCTGAGGTGTTAAACGACGTTTCTATCATCGAAAGAAGTATGATTGAAGCGGCACAAATCGCAGGGGCTACTGTGATTAACTCGACATTCCACCACTTTTCCCCTTGGGGAGTGAGCGGTGTGGTTGTTATTCAGGAAAGCCATTTGGCAATCCACACATGGCCGGAATACAGATACGCAGCGGTGGATCTTTTCACATGCGGCGAAACTGTGGACCCTTGGGTTTCTTTTGAACACCTGAAAAAAGCATTCCAGGCAAATTACTCGGCGATCGAAATGAATCGCGGTTCTTTGCACGTGATCCAAAAAACTGACTTTAAACCTAAAACAATCCGCGAAAAACCGACTTTTGATTTGTCCAAAGGCGTGCAAATCGAACGCAACGTTTGGTTCACCGATAAGGACGAGAACCAAGCCTTGTCTCTTCGTTACACAGGCGACGTCTTATTTGATGAAACAAATCCGTTCCAACGTGTTCGCGTATTGGAATCTTACTCACATGGAAAATTCCTGGCGATTAACAACATGGTTATGTGTTCCGAGCGTGATGAGTTTCATTATCATGAAATGATCACTCACCCGGTTATGCAGTCCCACGGAAAAGCCAAAAACGTTTTGGTTATTGGCGGCGGCGACGGCGGAACGATCCGTGAGTTGTTTAAGTACGACGTTGATAAAGTGACGATGGTGGAAATCGATGAAGCCGTTGTTCGCGCTTCAAAACTTCATTTGCCACAAATCGCTTCTGAGTTCGGCAACCCGAAATTGAATCTTATTATCGGTGACGGCATCCAGTTTGTGAAAGATGCGGCTCCTAACTCTTACGATGTGATCATCGTTGACGGTTCTGACCCGGTAGGACCTGCTGAAGGCCTATTCACGGCAGAGTTCTATGATAACTGCAAAAAAGCGCTGAAAGATGGCGGCATGGTGATCACTCAAGGTGAATCGCCGATGTTCCATGAGGGCACTTTTGTTGAGCTTAATAAGTGCCTAAAAGGCATTTTCGGCGCTTCCAGCGTTCACACTATGCTATTCCACGCCACGACTTACCCGTCTGGAATGTGGAGCTTGCAAATGGGCGTGAAGGGTTCCACTCACCCAGCGACCGATTTTAACAAAGACCAAGCGCGCCAATTTGCTAAAGCAAAGGGCTTGAAATACTACAATGAGGATTTGCACTCTGCGGCGTTCTCTTTGCCGACGTTTGTTAAAACAATGTTGGGCCAAAACTAA